From one Lycorma delicatula isolate Av1 chromosome 2, ASM4794821v1, whole genome shotgun sequence genomic stretch:
- the LOC142320633 gene encoding abnormal cell migration protein 10-like isoform X4, with amino-acid sequence MIRIQLYNVAFSVDSYGLDRSSSGIGTLRPLSSDINSPRIDSYRFSMANLEETQDVDLDAILGELCALESQYDEAIAGETATKTNVETTTVVQHRRQPSESPAVIRTDSPDNDSAFSDSVSLLSSESSASSGRTDVPSQGENGGVNGKAEKIRLALQKMKEASVKKLFIKAFSADGSAKSLLVDETMSCGYVTRLLADKNHRTMEPRWALLEHLPELHMERIYEDHEQLVDNLMLWTRDSKNRLLFIERPERTILFDKPELFIGGSRDASSEIDDYTRNNMIEEFFAGPCVPNVEGPLYIKTDSRKGWKRHHCVLRASGVYYWPKDKTKSLSKDLICLATLDVNQVYYGVGWKKKYKSPTEHCFAIKHPCLQQPKSTKYIKFLCADDAQTLHKWVIGMRIAKYGRQLLVNYRSLVEECQLLAEGQDCLEDRTLSRRSVVTTLDTTSESGSSGCDVGFECDFPSGTIKRKPPKLPLTATTRQLKEIAIGSSTRPIERVEFKTSFESLPPPPPELLEADLNVPDDEDLPPPPPPPPRLTPPSTAFLQDLQRVMRRKWQVAQKCKQDLSTTPHEVLGFRDPPDYRETNVSNWVAEHYGGGQGQSLYENVYRPGVPLPHKKRPPPPPPRAETTQLTTTTVNARHIHNC; translated from the exons AAACTCAAGATGTTGACCTTGATGCAATACTTGGTGAATTGTGTGCTTTAGAATCACAATACGATGAAGCAATTGCTGGTGAAACTGCTACAAAAACCA atgtTGAGACCACAACAGTTGTTCAACACCGTAGACAACCATCAGAGAGTCCAGCAGTTATTCGTACTGACAGCCCTGATAATGATTCTGCATTCTCAGACAGTGTATCACTCTTATCTAGTGAAAGTTCTGCATCTAGTGGAAGAACAGATGTCCCCTCTCag ggAGAAAATGGTGGTGTTAATGGAAAAGCAGAGAAAATCAGACTGGCTTTACAGAAGATGAAAGAAGCTTcagttaagaaattatttattaaagcatttaGTGCAGATGGTAGTGCAAAGTCCTTGCTCGTAGATGAAACTATGTCGTGCGGTTATGTAACAAGATTATTAGCTGATAAAAATCATAGAACAATGGAACCAAGATGGGCACTGCTTGAGCATTTGCCCGAGTTACATATGg aaagaatTTATGAAGATCATGAACAATTAGTGGATAATCTTATGCTATGGACTAGGGACTCAAAAAAtaggttattatttattgaaagacCTGAAAGAACAATTCTCTTTGATAAACCAGAATTATTTATAGGGGGGTCTAGAGATGCATCATCTGAAATCGATGATTACACAAGAAATAATATGATTGaa gaATTCTTTGCTGGACCCTGTGTGCCGAACGTAGAAGGACCTCTTTACATAAAAACAGACTCTCGCAAAGGTTGGAAGAGACATCATTGTGTACTGCGAGCATCAGGTGTTTATTATTGGCCAAAGGATAAAACAAAGTCTTTATCAAAAGATTTGATTTGTCTTGCTACACTCGATGTTAATCAG GTATATTATGGTGTAGGATGGAAAAAGAAGTACAAGTCACCTACAGAACATTGTTTTGCGATTAAACATCCATGTTTACAGCAACCTAAATCAACAAAGTACATTAAGTTCCTATGTGCTGATGATGCACAAACACTTCATAAATGGGTTATAGGAATGAGAATTGCCAAg TATGGTCGGCAGCTTCTCGTTAACTATCGTTCTTTGGTTGAAGAGTGCCAATTATTAGCTGAAGGTCAAGACTGTCTTGAGGATAGAACCCTATCTCGCCGAAGTGTTGTCACCACGCTCGATACGACATCAGAATCTGGTTCCAGTGGCTGTGATGTCGGTTTTGAGTGCGATTTCCCTTCAGGTACAATTAAACGTAAACCTCCTAAACTTCCTTTGACTGCAACAACACGCCAATTAAAAGAAATTGCAATCGGTTCAAGCACCAGGCCGATCGAAAGGGTGGAATTTAAAACGAGCTTTGAATCTTTGCCACCGCCTCCACCTGAACTACTCGAGGCAGATCTCAATGTTCCAGATGATGAAGATCTTCCACCACCACCTCCACCTCCTCCACGGCTAACTCCTCCTAGCACAGCTTTTCTTCAAGATCTTCAAAGAGTTATGAGAAGAAAGTGGCAA gttgCACAAAAATGTAAACAAGACTTATCCACTACTCCACATGAAGTATTGGGATTTCGTGATCCGCCTGATTATCGCGAAACAAATGTTAGCAATTGGGTTGCTGAACATTATGGAGGCGGTCAAGGCCAAAGTCTGTATGAAAATGTTTATCGACCTGGTGTTCCACTGCCACATAAAAAGAGGCCACCTCCACCGCCACCACGAGCCGAAACAACACAACTAACTACAACGACTGTTAATGCAAGACATATACACAACTGCTGA